Within the Streptomyces sp. Alt3 genome, the region TGCGGCGGCACGAGACGCCAAAGCACCAAGCTGCTCTTCCGCCCCGATTTCCTGCAGCTCACTAAATAGAATGCCCACGGGCTGATGGTCGTTGAGGGCGACGTGCGCAGCGGGATCTTGGGCAAGCAGCGCATCAATCTGCTCCTCCGCCCCGACTGCCCGCAGCTCGTGCAGCAGACTAGCCAACGCGAGCGGGTTGTCAATGACGACGTGCGTTGCAGGACCTTGGGCCAGCAGCGCACCGATCTGCTCTTCCGCCCCGACCTCCTGCAGCTCGGCCAGCAGGCCGGCCACCGCGGCTGGGTTGTCGAGGGTTACGTGCGTGGCGGGGTCTCGGGCCAGCAGCGCACCGAGCTGCTCTTCCGCCCCGATCTCCCGCAGCGCATTCAGCAGACTGCTCACCCCGTCTGGGTCGTCGAGGGCAGCGTGGGTGCTGGCCCATTCGGCGGGACGGGGGTCCTTGGGGTGCAGAGTGCGAAGGTGGTGGATGAGTTGGCTGGCGGCGTAAGGGTTGCCGTTGCCGTGGGTGGTGGCGTGTTTGTGGAGTTGGGTCGAGTCGCGGTAAAGGCCTCGGTCCCACGCGGCGTTGCCGAGGGTGTAGAGGTCGGCGGGGTGGGCGTGGCTGGCGGCTGTGGTCCAGAAGTCGATGGGCGGGATCTGGTCGGCGCGGTGGCGGCGGCCGTACTGGTCGAGGTAGTCGGCCAGCTGGTACTGCGGCCCGTACGTGTCCCGGGCATGCCGCCCGGCCGGCTCGACTCCGCCGGCCGGGCGGCGCTTTCGCTGGTTGCGTGGCGTGGTGGTTTCGACGGGGGTGAGGATGCCGGGGATGCCGGTGCAGTCCTGGGTGACGTAATCGATGGCCTGGGCGAGCCAGTCCCTATCGGTGGCGTTCCATTCGGTCTCGGTGAGGTAACCGGGCGCCGCCTCGACAAGCCAGGCCAGGGGGATGTGCGGGCCGGCACCGAGACGACGGGCGTCCATGGCCGCGTGGACCAGAGCCCGGGTGACGCCCCGAGCCGCGTGATAGCGGTTCATCAGGGCGAGCACGCCGGCCAGGTACTGTGCGACCTGGCGGTCCTGCGCGCGTTCGGCCGCCTCCCTGAGCCGTGGATCAGCCCCGGCCGTCGCGGCCAGCGTCACCAGGTCGTCCGGCGTGAACGTCTCCGGCACATCGATCCTGTGCCCGCCCAGCAGCTCCCTGGCCTGTGTGTGCCGGTCCGGGTCGGTGCGTGTGGTGAGCGTCTGCCATTCCCCGGGCCACAGGGTCGCCATCACCAGCACCGGGCCCCGCGCCGGATCGCGCAGCAGCTCCCGCAGACCCGCGGCCACCTGCTCACCCAGCGGCTCCGGAGCAAGGTAGAACTGGGCCTCGTTCAGCCAGATCACCGTGTGCGGGGCCACGTCGGCCAGTTCGGCCAGGACCGCATCCGGTCGGGTGGGGGCGAGTGGATGCCAGAGCCGCCAGGGCTCCGGCAGGCTCCGCACCGCTTCCCATAGAGCGCGGGTCTTGCCTGTCGACGAATCCCCGACCAGAGCGACGAGGCCGCTGCGTCCAGCCTCAGCGGCCTCAACCACCGACTGCACCTGCCGGTCGAACTCACGAGGGACATAAGCCGGCAGCACTCCGAGCCGGCCGCGGGCACCGTCGACATCGAGGGCCGGGTGGACCTCCAGATCGGTCAGGACAAGGTCGTCCTCGAACTCGCCGACAGGCCGCCCCACCCCCGTAGCCATCCGTGCCTCGACCCACAGTCCGCGCACCCGCGCAGTCATGTCCTGCCCGTCCCACCGGGCAAGGCGGGCCAGCACCGCAGCGATGGAGACGATGTCGGCCTGGCTGGGCGGTAGGGACGGGTCGCTGATGCAGCGCCGGACGGTGTCCCGGCTCGGCGATCCCACCAGGTCGCCCTTGCGGATGGCCTCGGCTATCTCGTCCAAGCTCGGTGTCCCCGCCGCGAGGTACACCTTGTACACCAGATCCTTGAGCTCCCGCAGCGGCCGGGGCCAGCCGACCCGCGCCCTCGCCAGCACACGCGGCCGCCGGGCCGGACCGCCTTCCTTGTCGCGACTCATCGCACCATCCTGCCCCGACCCTGGCCCCGAGTCGGCCTGAACAGCCGATACACCGAGCCCACCTGATGCCACGTCGCAACCGGGAGATGATCTTCAACCCGCCTCGATCGTGGTCATCGAGCCGGGCGACCGCCCACTCGCTACACATTCAGTGGAGGTCCCATGTCCCGAACACCCATGACACGCCCCGAGCGTCTGGCCCTGGCCTGCGCCGCCCTCACCGGAACCGTCTCTGGCGCTGTCCGCGCTATCACCGCCTGGCTCCTCAACCAGATCACCCCGTAGCCCCTTGCAAGGCCGCAGAGCTCCAGGGCCGGGCCTCTCGTGCTGTGCACGGAACGCCCGGCCCCGGCAGCGATGTAACACACGCCCGTCCAAGGCCGCAGATCCCCTCTCCACCGATTTCCGCGACTGGACCGCGACCGCGGGGCAAAAGACGCGCCAGATGGCAACCCCGTGGGCCGTCAGGTGCCTGCCCCAGGCTGCTCTCCGGGGGTGGAGTGGGGCTGTGGGTTCTGTGGCGGGGAGTTCTGTCAATTAGCCTGCACGCAGGGCTGCAGCAGGGCTGTGGTGTTGGGACTGAGGGGGAAGGTGCATGCCGAGGCCAGATGAGCCAGGCACCGGCTGCGGCCCGAGACATGGATGCCGCGGCAGCCGACAGGGTCCTCCGGCGTGGAGCCGTCACCGCAATGCGGCCATTCGGGAGGAGTCAGAGACGGGCTTGCAGACGTCATGCCTTTTATGGACGACAGAAGCAGCCGATCAGTTGCTCTACGTCACACCTCGAAGAGTGCGCCACTGGTCGCGCGGCGGGCGGCTGCGCCGATGCGCCTGGACGGGCCGAAGGTGGCCAGTCCCCGGGCCGCGGGGACGTATGTGGTGGGGATGCCGATGTGGATGTGGGCGACCTCGTCCCCTTCGACGTTCGGGCCGGCGACCGCTACGGCCACGGCCGGCGGTGTCACCGTCACCGCCACCGCGAAGGTAACGAGGGTGCGGTGGGCGATGGGTGACGGCGCGACCGTCATCTGCCACGGGCCCGGCACCCCGTACAGGAAGTCGCAGGAGGTGACCACGTCGCCGGACTGCGGGCACCTGTACGAGCGTCCCTCCTACGAACAGCCGGGCGGACGGTTCAAGGGGACCGCGACCGCAGCCTGGACCGTCACCTGGACCGCGCCCGCCCTCAACGATGGCGGGACCTTCACCGAGACCAGGACCACGGAGTTCACTGCCGCCGTCCACGAGGTCCAGGTCGTCAACTGACCGCTGGCAGGCCGCTGACCTGCGGCAGTGAGTTTTCGCGGTGAGTTCGCACGGCTGTAGCAGCTATGACGGGGCCTCCAGGGACGGCTACCGGGACTACGCCCGCACCATCCCCGTCCTGGCCACCACCCTGACCCGCCTCCAGCAGCGCGGACCCCACGGCCCCGTCTGGTGGCGCTTCGGACACCCCGCCCCCGACACCATCGGACAGCCTGCCCTCGACACCCTGGGACAGCCCGCCTTCGAAAGCCTTGAGCACGCCCTCGCCAACCCCGACGACTACCGCCCCTACCACGCACGCGAAGAGCAACGCCGCCTCGAGCACCACGCTCAGGAGAAACGCGAGCGCCAGGAGGAGGAAGAGGCCGAGCGCCGGCAGAAGGCGGCGGCGTGGCCGTGCCCGACCTGCGGCCGCGAAGTCTTGCCCAACGACTGGGAGCCCCGGCCCACCGGCACTGACTGCAGCGACTGCACCCGCACCAGAAGACGCGAGCAGGCGGATACCGCGGCCCGGGCCGCCGAGGAGGAGGAAGGCCGGGAAGAGGCCAGGAGGAACGGCCTCTTCGGCTTCTTGAGGTGACCCTCAAAGACCGACACAACGGCCGCCGTGTGTGCGGGCCAACCGCGCGGCCATGCCGCGTTGGTAGCCCCCGGCCCGGCGCAGCTCTGCCAACGCGACCTTGACGGCCTTTAGTATTGGCGCGTCGGCTCTCAGTAGCAATGCAGACGACATCGGGAATTTAAAGGTTCCCAGAAGTGAGATTCCGAAAAACAGAATTATGACACCGCCAAGGATTGTTAGCATCCGAACCCGCCCCCCTCGTTTCCGTTACTACCTTTTCGCTGGCCCAGGTATAGGGGTTCTTACCTGCATTGACTTCGAGGCCTGCACCGAGCTCAGCCGAATACTTTTGCTGCCCTGGGGAGTTCTCTGTACCGATAGCCGTTCTTTGGCTTCGACGCCAACACCCCTGTTACAACCCATCACGGAAACTTTTGGAATGTGACAGGGAGAATCTTCGTGCGAGTCTCCGACTTCGTGAACGTCGGGGCGGCCACAGTGAACACGCTCAGGGCCGGTGGCATATTTGTTTTAATCATCGGAATTTTTTGGCTAGCGGATGGGGTGCGAGAAACCCTTTAAGCCCACGCATAGCCATCGCATCGTCCCCTGCGTGATCTTCTGTAGCGCGTTAACGCTCGATGCTTGGCATCCCCCTCAGCACCCTGCCGCGTTTCCCTTGACGCAGGCCCGGAGCCTCCCGGCGGCACCACATGGTGCCGCCCCGCTCCCAGGGAGCCCTGGATGCGGCGTGACACCGCCTGTGACAGCAGGTGCGACAACACCTGTTACAGCCGCCGCGCGCCGCTCCTCGCACAACCGCAGGTCAAACCCCATCCTTCCGGCGGTGCGTGCTCGGACTTCCCCTCTTCTACCTGGCCTGTCCCGCTGTCTGGCCGTCGCAGGGGCTCCGGACCCGCGACCAACCGGCGACCAGGTGGCGGCACTTCTGTGTTCCTACTCCGGCGGGACGGCCGGCCGCTGCGCCCCGTCGTGCGCGCCGAGCTCGGCGGCGTACGTGGTCCGTGCGTCGGCGACGGCCCGCTCCCACGTGCTCGCACCACCGCCGTGCGTGCGGGCCAACCGCGCGGCCAGGCCCCGCTCGTAGCCCCCGGCCCGACACAGCTCCGCAAGCGCGATCTCAACAGCCTGAGCGCGCTTCTGAGACACCGGACGCCCCGCCCCGCGCCCTCCACACTCGGCCCGCCGCAAGGGCTACGGATCAGCGGCCAGACCGGAGTACCTCTCTCAATTCCTGACGGACCCCAATCGCACGAAACGCCCCGAGGGACGCGAAGACCACGTCAGATACCGCCGACGGCGGCGACCGTGGGTTGCGACGCCTGACTGCGGCCCGTGGGCCGCTTCGTGAATCGAGGATCGGTCATGCTCCTGACCCTCTATCGGGCGCGCACGATTCCACCCTCTCCTCGCGCAACCCCAGTCGCGTATTGAGTGATCAGACTTCCATTTTCGGCAAAAGCAACTGACTGTACACCCATATAAGGAAGGGCGGATACACTTCCCATACGTACAGGAACGGATAGGCGGAAAGTGACGAAGATTCAAGTGCAGGCCTACTACAAGCAGCAACACGCAGATAACCCCGCGATGATTTACTCATCCGAGGATGTCGATGCGTTGATCGAATCTCTTGCCTTCGGAGAAGAATTCGAGAATATGGCCACGCTTCAGTGCCTGCAGCGCAAACTGCTTCCTTCAGGATTTCCCGACCATGAGTTTTTGGTTGGGGTGAACGGGAAGCGGCAGGTCGGAATCGTAAGTTTCATTGACGACAAGAACCACATCTCAATTGATTCCTCGAAATCTCAAGGTGGGGATGTCGTCTATCACATCGCGGGGAATCCAACGGAATTTCCTTCCATGGCAGAAATCCCACTCCCTCTAGTGCGTGAGGCGGTAAAGGAGTTTCTTCTTTCTGGAGGGATGCGTCCCGCGTGTGTCAAGTGGCAGGAAGCGCCGGGAATTTGACGCACCCCGGGATTGGATAATCGACTGGCGAGTGTCAGCATCCACTACCCTCGATCTTTCGTGACGGGCCACCGGGGAGTAGAACGAATAGTGGAGGATATTCAAGACTTTTGCAGGGAATCTCTTACAGGCCCTCAGAGCTCGTAACACGATCTTGTTGAAGTGTCCTGGTTGGGCGTTACCGGTGCGACGATTCGGCCGTTCGTGAGGGTGTGGGTACTCGACCGTGGATCGTGGACGATGAGTTGTGGGCGTTGATCGAGCCGTTGCTGCCGCCGTGGCCGGATCGGTCGCCGGGGCCGCGGCCGGTGTCGGACCGGCTCTGCCTGCAGGGCATTCTGTTCGTCCTCTACAACGACATAGCCTGGCAACTTCTGCCCTTGGAGCTGGGGTTCGGCTCGGGACAGACGTGCTGGCGGCGTCTGGACCGGTGGCAGAAGGCAGGAGTCTTCGACCGGCTGCACCGGGTCCCGCTCGCCGAGCTGAATGCGGCTGGTGAACTCGACTGGTCACGTGCGTGTGTGGAGGGTTCCCACATTCGCGCGAAAAAGGGGGCGCCGACACCGGTCCGTCGCCGGTCGACCGGCGGAAAACGGGCAGCAAACACCATCTGATCTGCGACGGACGCGGCACCCCGCTCAAGGTCATCACGACCGCGGCCAACGTCAACGACGTCACCCAGACCCTCGCCCTGGTCGACGGGATCCCTCCCGTCTCGGGCCGTCCAGGCCGCCCCCGCCGACGGCCCGACGCCCTGCTCGGTGACAAGGGCTACGACTCCAACGCACACCGCGACGAGCTCCGTCACCGGCGGATCCTGCCTGTCATCTCCCGCAAGGGATCACCCAATATCAAGGGCCGGGGCAAGCTCCGCTACGTGGTGGAGCAGACCTTCGCCCTGCTCCACCACTTCAAACGCCTCGCAGCCCGTTGGGAACGCCGCACCGAACTCCACGACGCCTTCGTCTCCCTCGCCTGCAGCCTCATCTGCTTCAGACGCCTCAAAAGGGTCAGATCATGATCGTGTTACGAGCTCTAAGGTGCGTTTGTTGTTCAGTCGCTTCGGTCGCTTTGAGGGGGTGTTGATGCCTGCTGACCTGCGCATTTACCCCAGCGACTCACGGGACGAAGGCTTCCTTCCTTCCGTCGCTGATGTGCCACTTGCTACGGCAAGGTGGTGCGCCCGCCAGGGCTGGCCGGTCCACCCCTTGGCCCCCGGCCGTAAGACCCCCGCGGCAAACTGTGAAATGTGCCGCCAACCCGGCCACTCCCGTGCAGAATGCGCCTGCCCGTCCGAGGGGCGCTGGTGCCACAGTTTCCACGCGGCGACGCTGGACCAGCGCCGAATCGACCGCTGGTGGGGCAAGAACCCGCAGTTCGGCACCGGCGTTGCCTGCGGCCCCGCAGGGCTGGTCGTCATCGACATCGACGCCCACGCCACGAAGTCTCCTGGCCGCGACAGGATCCTGCCGGGCATCCCCATCAGCGACCAGGTCAACCTTGCCGGCCTCACCAACGGCTTCCACACCATCGCCGTACTCGCAGCCCTGCGGGACATGCCCAGCCCGGCAGACGACGCCGGCACCCTGCGCGTGCGGACACCCTCCGGAGGGCTCCACGTCTGGTACCGGGTGGGGGACAGCCGCTCCTGGCAGTGCTCCAGCGGCTCCAGCCCAGGGCGTGCTCTGGCCTGGCAGGTAGATGTCCGGGCCAACGGCGGCTACATCGTCGCGCCGGGCACCACCACGGCCGCCGGGACCTACACTCCGCTTGGCTCTGTGCGCCGTCCTGCAGTCCTGCCTGACTGGCTGGCCCAGGAACTCGAACGCACCGGCCACCTACCTGCCTCGGACGTCCCTGCCCCCCGTGCCGTGCCCCCGCGAGCGCAGCAGGCCGTCATCGCCGCGGGCGGCGGCCGCAACCACACCCACAACACCCTCGCCTCAGTGCTCGCCCCGGTCGAAGCATGCGGCCAAGTCGCCGAGGGAGGAGGGTTCTCCGACGTCCTCAACCGCGCCGCCTACACCCTCGGCGGCCTCGTCGCCGCAAGCCGCCTCTCCCAGCAGGAAGCCGAGGACCTTCTCCTGCAGACCGCGGCCGCCGCCCGCCCCGGCCAGAACCACCGGGCTGAACAGATCATCCGCAGCGGCATGGCCGCCGGGCTCAAGCGCCCCCTGTACCCCGGGAGCGTCCGATGACATCACCCGGCAACGACAACATGCTCTTCCACTTCGACCCGCAACTCGTCGCCGCACAGATCCGCGAACAAGCCACCCTGCCGCTGCCGGCCCAAGCCCTCGCACCACCCGCGACTGCCAGCGCAGGGGAAGCGACCCAGCACGGGCTGCTGCCGGACACGCTCACCGACCGGGGCAACGCCAAACTGTTCGTCAAGCTCTACGCCAACGACTACCGTCATGTCCCCGGCATGGGCTGGTACAGGTGGGACACCACCCGCTGGCAGATCGACGAGGACGACACCGTCGTCTGGGCCGCTGGCGACCTCGCAGAAAGCATCGCTTCCAGCGACCCTCGCGGCCTCTACACCACCCAGGCCCTCCAGCAGCACCGCCGCCGAGCACTGTCCACCACCGGCATGAACGCCATGCTCACCCAGGCCAAATCAGCCCCGGGCATGGTCCTCAATGCCGCACGGCTCGACGCCGACGCCTACGCCCTGTGCACCCCCGACGGCATCGTCGACCTGCGCACCGGCCTGCTGAAGACCCCGGACCCCAACAAGGACTTCCACTCCCGCTCGACCTCCGTCGGGCCCCGACCCAGCCCGACTCCCCGCTGGAACCGCTTCCTCACCGACACCTTCGGCGACGACGCCGAAGGCACCGAGATGATCGAGTTCCTCCAACTCCTTCTCGGCTACTCCGTCACCGGCGACGTCGGAGGACAAGTCCTGCCCTTCCTCTTCGGCTCAGGAAAGAACGGCAAGTCAGTCCTCCTCGACGTCCTCATGAAGCTCCTCGGCGACTACGCCGACGCCGCCCCGCCCGGCTTCCTCATGGCACGACCCTACGAAGGACACCCCACCGACCTGGCCGAGCTCCACGGACGACGAGTCATCGTCTGCTCCGAGGTCAAGCACGGAGACAAGTTCGACGAAGCGAGGGTCAAGCTGCTGACCGGCGGTGACCGCATCAAGGCCCGCCGGATGCGCCAGGACTTCTTCAGCTTCCAGCCCACCCACAAACTCTGGCTCCTGGGCAACCACCGACCCGAGGTCGGCACCGGCGGATTCGCGTTCTGGCGCCGCATGCGCCTGATCCCCTTCACCCGGGTCGTCTCCGACGACCGCAAAATCGACAACCTCGCCGACATCCTCGTCACCGAAGAAGGCCCCGGCATCCTCGGCTGGCTCATTGACGGAGCCCGCCGCTACCTCGCCGGCGACAAAGACCTCACCGGACCCGAACGCGTACGCATCGCCACCACCGCCTACGCCGAAACCGAAGACCACACCGGCCGCTTCTTCGAAGAATGCTGCACCCTCGGCCCCGAACTACGGGCCGAGCAGACAGGCCTCTACACCGCCTACCGCACCTGGTGCCAGGAAGAAGGAGCCCCCGCCATGACCTCACGCGCCTTCGCCGCCCGAGCCCGCGAACTCGCCGGCCTGGCATCCCCCAAGGAAATGATCCTCTCCAACCAGCGCAAGTACTACCCAGGCATCGGACTGCTCCCCGAGCAGGAGAGGCAGGCGACCACATGAGCTCCCTGATCACCGAGGACGAGATCAGCC harbors:
- a CDS encoding Imm1 family immunity protein, whose protein sequence is MTKIQVQAYYKQQHADNPAMIYSSEDVDALIESLAFGEEFENMATLQCLQRKLLPSGFPDHEFLVGVNGKRQVGIVSFIDDKNHISIDSSKSQGGDVVYHIAGNPTEFPSMAEIPLPLVREAVKEFLLSGGMRPACVKWQEAPGI
- a CDS encoding IS5 family transposase (programmed frameshift) is translated as MGTRPWIVDDELWALIEPLLPPWPDRSPGPRPVSDRLCLQGILFVLYNDIAWQLLPLELGFGSGQTCWRRLDRWQKAGVFDRLHRVPLAELNAAGELDWSRACVEGPHSREKGGADTGPSPVDRRKTGSKHHLICDGRGTPLKVITTAANVNDVTQTLALVDGIPPVSGRPGRPRRRPDALLGDKGYDSNAHRDELRHRRILPVISRKGSPNIKGRGKLRYVVEQTFALLHHFKRLAARWERRTELHDAFVSLACSLICFRRLKRVRS
- a CDS encoding bifunctional DNA primase/polymerase translates to MPADLRIYPSDSRDEGFLPSVADVPLATARWCARQGWPVHPLAPGRKTPAANCEMCRQPGHSRAECACPSEGRWCHSFHAATLDQRRIDRWWGKNPQFGTGVACGPAGLVVIDIDAHATKSPGRDRILPGIPISDQVNLAGLTNGFHTIAVLAALRDMPSPADDAGTLRVRTPSGGLHVWYRVGDSRSWQCSSGSSPGRALAWQVDVRANGGYIVAPGTTTAAGTYTPLGSVRRPAVLPDWLAQELERTGHLPASDVPAPRAVPPRAQQAVIAAGGGRNHTHNTLASVLAPVEACGQVAEGGGFSDVLNRAAYTLGGLVAASRLSQQEAEDLLLQTAAAARPGQNHRAEQIIRSGMAAGLKRPLYPGSVR
- a CDS encoding DNA primase family protein; its protein translation is MTSPGNDNMLFHFDPQLVAAQIREQATLPLPAQALAPPATASAGEATQHGLLPDTLTDRGNAKLFVKLYANDYRHVPGMGWYRWDTTRWQIDEDDTVVWAAGDLAESIASSDPRGLYTTQALQQHRRRALSTTGMNAMLTQAKSAPGMVLNAARLDADAYALCTPDGIVDLRTGLLKTPDPNKDFHSRSTSVGPRPSPTPRWNRFLTDTFGDDAEGTEMIEFLQLLLGYSVTGDVGGQVLPFLFGSGKNGKSVLLDVLMKLLGDYADAAPPGFLMARPYEGHPTDLAELHGRRVIVCSEVKHGDKFDEARVKLLTGGDRIKARRMRQDFFSFQPTHKLWLLGNHRPEVGTGGFAFWRRMRLIPFTRVVSDDRKIDNLADILVTEEGPGILGWLIDGARRYLAGDKDLTGPERVRIATTAYAETEDHTGRFFEECCTLGPELRAEQTGLYTAYRTWCQEEGAPAMTSRAFAARARELAGLASPKEMILSNQRKYYPGIGLLPEQERQATT